The following proteins come from a genomic window of Coffea arabica cultivar ET-39 chromosome 11c, Coffea Arabica ET-39 HiFi, whole genome shotgun sequence:
- the LOC113715872 gene encoding putative UPF0481 protein At3g02645: MIGSVKAEDYVSKLLFHLYNLDSYSRHKSIDKSLHVLDICHRVLLLASDASLRHKKNWPSRVLEKTIPSATELHDAGIQIQRSRSTSLQDIRFYKDVFCATLKVPVIVVDNITETFFLNLLAFERLHVGAGREVTNYLAFINNIIRDSKDISLLRSCGIIQNPLAFSLTRDITIDPDSSVYMVEKKVIKYCSRPWVRWRANLDLL; this comes from the exons ATGATTGGATCGGTCAAG GCAGAGGATTACGTCAGCAAGCTGTTGTTTCACCTCTACAATCTCGACAGTTACAGTCGCCACAAATCCATAGACAAATCCTTGCATGTATTAGATATTTGTCACAGGGTTTTGCTTTTAGCTTCCGATGCCAGTCTTCGACATAAAAAAAATTGGCCAAGTCGGGTTCTTGAGAAGACAATTCCATCTGCAACAGAGCTTCACGATGCAGGAATCCAAATTCAAAGAAGCAGAAGTACAAGTCTCCAGGACATAAGATTTTACAAAGATGTTTTCTGCGCCACCCTCAAGGTTCCTGTAATTGTTGTGGATAATATTACTGAAACATTCTTTCTCAACCTATTAGCTTTCGAGCGTTTACACGTCGGCGCAGGCAGAGAAGTGACTAACTATCTTGCTTTCATAAACAATATTATCCGAGATTCCAAGGACATTAGTCTCCTTCGCTCTTGTGGGATCATCCAAAATCCTCTTGCGTTTAGTCTAACCAGAGATATCACAATTGATCCTGATAGCTCAGTTTACATGGTCGAAAAGAAGGTTATCAAATACTGCAGTAGACCTTGGGTTCGTTGGAGAGCCAATCTTGACTTACTTTAA